The region ATACTACTTCAAAACTATGTACTCCTACTCACTCTATAAGGTAGCAAATTACTATAGATACTACTTCAAAACTATGTACTCCTACTCACTCTTTCTGTGTGTCATGTGTACTACCAACTTACTGATGTTTCTTTAATTCCCACAGTCTACAAAATTCATGCTTGCTACTATATGTTTGTGCCCCTAGCTTGCATGCTGATGTTGTATGTGCATGGTGGTGGCCTCCTTCGTGTTGTTATTTGCTCCATATTGAGAATTGTTTTGTAAAAGATAATGAGATGGACGCAGTTAGGAGATGATGCTAGCAAGTTCAAACTCTCTTGAATGGATAGATCATAGTGCAGTTAGGAGAAGTGATGTTATGAATatgttgtatgcaagttcagtgtgtatTAGAAAAATTTCAGCATTAAATTATATAGCAAATTCACTACACGGGGATTTGGCAAGCAGTTTTGTAAAAAAGTTTATGGCGATTTGCTCCGACATGATTTTGTGTGTGTATTTTGGCACCTCAACAAGATGAACCATACAGGCGAGGAACCTCCCAGGCGCAGCAACTCCTCCGTCCAAGTTATGCGCTGGGGAAAGTGGTCTGTTTAGGTTGATGGAAAGCTAGGGAAAGTACCCACCTTTCAATGATAGTTGTGTGCGTATGATATGGGATGTCGTGATTTCTTCCTGTTCAGATGTTCACTATTGTATCTATGAATGCTTCAAGTGTTAAAGATGGTTTTGTGACCTGAGCTTATTTTTCATTGGACGTGTCTCTGATGGAAGCAACTGCATCtaacttttatttttttaatttgcaaTTACTTAGTAATAGCGTGGGAAACAACAACtcgctactagtatttaggatagCGGTAGCGCACaggagaagcgcgctatagctattagcagtagcgagcttccgttaagcgcgctgctgctacacttgtgtagcagtagcgctagtgagcacgcgctactgctacgtgttagttgtagcgccttattagtagcgccggtccccgcgctactgatacacctaaaacccgcgctgctgctagccttttccttaGTAGTGATCatactagtttctgatctactattttgcaatcttttactttccgatctataaataaaaaataccaaaaatatttactttaccgtttatctatctctatcagatctcacttttgcaagtaaccgtgaagggattgacaacccctttattgcgttgggtgcaagtttgttgattgtttgtgcaggtatacgGTGACTTgagcgttatctcctactggattaatatcttggttctcaaactaagggaaatacttactctactttgctacatcaccctttcctcttcaagggaaaaaccaatgcaagctcaagaggtagcacacagcgtaaacagctcctgcacaaaaataacaaatactcgcaacccgacgtgttaaatgggttgtcaatccctttcggggaacggcgccagaaattggcatagAAACAGGATAaagtgtaatagattggataaatagatcgcaaataaaataaagtgtaggaaggtatttttgtatttttggtttaatagaactgaaaataacagcaaaggaaaatagatctgaaaggcaaatatgataagaagagacccggggccgtaggtttcactactggcatcTCTCGATAAAAATAGCAAACATTGGaaaaacaattattgttgggcaattgatagaacttcaaataatcatgacgatatccatgcaatgatcattatgttggcatcacgtccaagattagtagaccgactcctacttgcatctactactccacacatccaccactatccagcatgcatccagtgcattaagttcatggaaaaacggagtaatgcaataagaacgatgacatgatgtagacaagatctatttatatgGAAATAGACCCTATctagttatccttaatagcaacgatacatacgtgtcgttttcccttctgtcactgggatcaagcaccgtaagatcgaacccatcacaaagcacctcgtcccattgcaagataaatagatcaagttggccaaaaaaaatccaaatatcagagaagaaatacaaggctataatcaatcatgcatataagagatcaaagaagactcaaataactttcagggataaaaacatagatctaatcataaactcaaacttcatcggatcccaacaaacacaccgcaaaaagacttacatcatatggatctcaagagaccattgtgttgagaatcaagagagagagagggagagagagagagagaggaagccatataactactaactacagacccgtaggtctacaaagtacAACTCATGcaccatcggagaggcaccaatggacatgatgaacccctccatgatggtgtctagattggatctggtgtttcaggaacttgcggcggctggaattgattttcgtcgactcccctagggtttctagaatattggggtatttacacAGCAAAGAgtcggtgtgggaggccaccgaggtgggcatagcCCACCTGGGCCCCCGAacgggccctggtgggttgtgctcacctcggatcacccctctggtacttctttggcccagtaggtgtcttctggtctagaaaaaatcaacaaaaagtttcgctgcatttggactccgtttggtattgatttcctgtgatgtaaaaaacaagcagaaaacaacaactggcactgggaactatgtcaataggttagtaacaaaaaatgatataaaatgactacataatgattgtaaaacatccaagaatggtaatataacagcatggaacaattaaaaattatagatacgttggagacgtatcagaaggccCTACTGAACTTCTGCAGGTTCTGAATTTTGAGCCTGCCGTGCTGAATTGGGGAGCAGACAAGCTTCAAGCTAACCTTGTAGTGGCCACCATTGAGCTCCTTGTCGCCAGCCCAAAGGAAGCGACGATGCGATTTTTCAATGTCTTTGAAGAACTTGGCCGGTGCCCGCAGTACCGAGAGGGCGAAAGTTGGCATGGCCGTGAGCACAGAGCGGACCAGCACCCGTCTGCCTGCCAAGGAAAGTAGACGGCCCTTCCACCCAGTTAATCGCACGCGGATACATTCCAGGATGAATATCGGATGAACACCCCTAAGCCTGGAGATGGTGACGGGTAGACCTAGGTACCTAATTGAGAAATTCACTAGCTACCCATCGAAGCTCTGAAGCACATCGTGCAAGTTGATGCCATCGCACTGGATCGCAACTATAGAGGATTTGTCGAGGTTGATTTTGAGTCTTGTTGCATCGCCGAACCTGGGAAGGATCTTTATTAGGGCATCTATCTCCTGCTTAACTGGATTGGTGAAAAGAATCACATCGCCATCATATAAGCTACTCCTAGACCTAACAGTTTTGTTGGGCACCATAGAAAGAACGCCTTTGTCAGTTGCGGTGGCGAGGAGTTAGTGTAGGGGATCTATGGCCAGGATAAATTACAGAGGTGACAGAGGATCGCCCTGCCTCTGGCCGTGCTTGTGTAGGATAGTTTCTCCGGGAATGTCGTTAAGGAGGCACTACGAGGAAGTAGATGAGAGCAGCAGAGCCACCCAATTTCACCATCGAGCGTTGAAGCTTAGATACTAGAGCAGCTCGAGCAAGTATTCCCATGAGACCGAGTCAAAGGCCCTAGCGATGTCTAGCTTAATTagaagtgaaagtgctagttatcaactagagggggctgaataggcattttttatgaaagtcttcaagacAAGCAATGTCTCCAAAGACAAACGACCAAACAACACCTACACAATGTAGTGGAAAATAAACTACACTATCCATGCCATAATCAAAGAAATAGTACAGAGTAAGCACAAAGACAAATGGCAGCTAGGCAGATTTGGATCGGAataggaagacagtatgaagccaaatatGCAATCAGAGAGAATTTCTTCACACAACAAACTCAAACAaagcaggcaagcaatgacttcacgagacTGAACTGTAACTAAAGGagtgaggagatagaaccagttgcttgacgAAGAAAAAGATTTGGTAgaacagttctagttgctgtgacaattgtacgtctggttagggaggttgatattgaactcagaagaccatgtattCATCTTATtcaccttgagctaaggtcacttagtccttgcccaatcactctcgtaagtcttcaaggtagacttccaaaccttcacagactttgttcaccggcgatccacaatgactcttggatcctcagaacgcgacgcctaaccgactggaagaTCATAGtattcaagtgtaataagtcttcagatcacgcggatagaAAGACTTCGTTGATGCCAACACTCTTTGGGCTTTGGATTTTCTgggttttgtcctcgcaaggattttctctcaaaggcttcggaggtgggttgctctcaaatgacaaaagatgtgcactaactctgagcagccaccaatttatggtgtaggggcgggctatttatagccaggaggcaacccgacatgatatgtccgaAATAACCCTGAGTCACTAAGGAACTGGCACGTGTACAATGGTCAGATTCCAAAGACACGCGgcggcttgacttgggctacaagtaaagctgacttatccagctcatgataagattttctctcaattGTCTtctctcgaagacataggatttggttgagcatcacgtcagttttctgactttgttcacttggaccccacttgacagttcggtggttcctatgactcaagaaagaagaaaatgaaactacgaaagaaactacGTCTTCGCACTCCATTGTCTTCAAGCGAATGTCTTCACACGTCATTATCTTCGATGTGAATGTCTtcgcgaaccaccattgtcttcaatgtcttcatacatttttaggggtcatcttcgatgggtaaaccgaatcaatagggacttctacctatttctcctgtgaatctcacaaacacattagttcctaaaccacgtttgtcgtcaatactccaaaaccaactaggggtgacactagatgcacttacaagaagaGCAGGCTTGCGTGATCTATGAAGTGCCCTAACACAATTTTGAACATATAGGTAGTTGTCTTGTATGCATTTGTTCTTCTGGAAAACGCTCCGGGCCGGGGATATGAAGTCTTGGATCACCTAAGAGAGTCCGATCGAGAGCACTTTGGCAATTAGTTTACCATTGGAATGTATCAAGTTGATGGGCCGGAAGTGACTCATCTCCATTGCCCCATCCTTTTTTGGCAACAAAACGATCGAGGCCGAGTTGAGGGACGCCAAGCTGTCACTGGCGAGGTGGTAGAATGTCGAAAATTGCCATGCTATCCTGCTTGATGATTGGCCAACTGGTTCGGAAGAAACCTCCCGAGAAACCATCTGGGCCTGGGGCTGTTTCTAATAGCAAGCCTTGATTGCCGCCCACACTTCCGCTTTCGAAAAAGGCGGATCGAGGCCAGCGGTATCCAATTGGGGCAGGTGAAGTTCCTCCTAGTTGATCATACATGCTCGTCTCAATTTGGTTCCAAGCAAAGTAGAGAAGTGGTCGTGGGTGATCGCGACCTTGTCCTCATGGCTGGTAACTGTAACTCCAGCCGATTGTAACAAACATATGGATTTTTTTTCTCCGACGAAAGCAGAGCTTTACATGAAACAACCTAGTGCTGGCATCCCCCGCGCGCTACCAAGTGATTTTGGAGGCATGTCTTCTCCTCATATGCTCGATAGCAGCAAGGCCAAGCAACCTCGTCTTCAGTAGCTTATGAAGCCTGGATTATGCGAGCGACAGGGCCCTTGATTCCTGCGCGACATCTAGCAGTAATATGACCTCGGAGGTGATGTGAAACTTCAGTCTCGCGCCGCTGAACAGAGAATTGCTCCAAATCTTCAGGTTAGCCGCCACTCGTTTTCATTTTGATTTTGATCTCGGTGAACATACAGGAATGAACGACCGGGAGTTCCCAAGCTTTTGCCACAGTCTCATGGAAGTGAGGAAAACTTGGCCAAAAGCTCTCATATTTGAATCTTGCCTTTATGTGCGGGGCCACAGAGGAGGCAAGAAATCAGTGGGCAATGGTCTGAAACTGATGTAGATGCAGCCATGAGCAGGCAGGAGGGGAAGGACACCTCCTAGGGCAATGTTGCAGAAGAATTTATCTATGCAGCAGGGCGTTGGATTTTCCCTCTCGCTTGACCATGttaatatgagtagtctatcattcaTATTAAGTCAAGCTCTCACACCACCTTGTGTATGACACCGTCAAAGGGGCAACCCGAACCCATGCTTTTGAGAAACCCGGAGAACAAGTCCACATCCCGGTTTAAGATGCAGATAAGATtatgaattttctgcacatgcataagAATCCCTGAGACCCATAATGATAATCGaggagtttaatatttgaattatgcactTCAAATGTCGCCTGTACATTACGGCGGATGTTTAGGGCGACGGATTTTcgagtccggttgtagatgctctggcAGCAATAATGCTACACCTAAGTAGACTTACGTTCTCCTCCTACGTAATCTTCCTAACAAACCTCTCCACCCCTGATTTCAAGTGGATGGCCCCCACTTCCCTAATTCGTCCAACAAAAAACTGTTTACGTAGGTGTAGGGTTACTCCTCTGGCAGAGCTGGCGGGCAGACGCCAAAGGTTGTAGCGACGTGCGGATGCACCTCGCAGCCATCATCCATGATGCAAAAAGAATACAGTAACAGCCAACACCGAGAACAGTTCTCATTCGTCAAATATAACTGTATCCAGCACGATCTAAAACATGAACACCTAAAATCACCAATAAGCTATACTGACATCTCGTATCTCTTCTTGAGAACAATGGCATCGGGGACATCTCTTCTCCTCTGGTTGCTCCTCTTGTTGCCGTCGTTTGCCATTTCCTCAGCATCGAGCCGTGGCATCCGTCTTGAGCTAACGCACGCAGACACCCGCGGTGACTTCACGGGGATCGAGCGCATCCGTCGCGCTGCCGAACGGAGCCACCGCCGAGTCAACGGCCTCCTCGCCGCTGCCCCTCCATCCCCTGCATCGCTGCAGAGCGGCGGTGCTGATGAAACGGCGGCCGTTCACGCGAGCGCGGCAACGTACCTCGTCGACCTCGCCATCGGCACGCCGCCGCTAGCGATCACCGCGGTCCTCGACACGGGCAGCGACCTCATCTGGACGCAGTGCGACGCGCCCTGCCGGAAGTGCTTCCCGCAGCCCACGCCGCTGTACGCGCCGGCCAGGTCGGCGACATACGCCAACGTGTCGTGCCGCTCATCGCTGTGCGAGGCGCTCCGAGACCCGAGGtaccattgctcggcccccgatccCGGCTGTCCGTACTATTTCTCCTACGGCGACGGCACCTCTACAGACGGCGCCCTCGCCACCGAGACGTTGACGCTCGGCTCAGGCACTGCCGTGCACGGCATCGCGTTCGGCTGCGGCACGGAGAACCTTGGCAGCACGGACAACTCGTCCGGTCTGGTCGGGATGGGAAGGGGGCCACTTTCGCTCGTGTCCCAGCTGGGCATCACCAGGTTCTCCTACTGCTTCACGCCCTTCAGCGacaaggcggcgagccctctcttcttAGGCCCGTCGGCGACCCTCTCGACCACCGCCCAGTCCACGCCGTTCGCGCCGAACCCAGCCGGCGGGCGCAGGAGCTCATATTACTACCTCACGCTGGAAGGGATCACCGTCGGCAAGACCCTGCTGCCGATCGACCCCGCCGTGTTCCAGCTGTCGCCCATGGGCGGCGGCGGGTTCATCATCGATTCCGGCACGACGTTCACCGCGCTGGAGGAGCGCGCGTTCGTGGTGCTGGCCCGCGCGGTCGCGGCGCGCGTTGGGCTCCCGCTGGCCAGCGGCGCGCACCTCGGCCTCAGCCTCTGCTTCGCTGCACCGGAGGGGAAGACCGAGGCGGTGGACGTGCCGCGCCTGGTGTTCCACTTCGACGGCGCGGACATGGCGCTTCCCAGGGAGAGCTACGTTGTGGAGGACCGGAACGCTGGGGTGGCCTGCCTCGGGATGGTGAGCATGCGGGGGATGTCGGTGCTCGGCAGCGTGCAGCAGCAGAGCATGCACTTTCTGTATGATCTTGAGGGGGGCGTGCTGTCGTTCGAGCCAGCTGAATGCGACGAGCTCTAGGATTGGTGAAAGTTTGCCGAAATCCTTTTAGCCTGGGCTCATATGCACCtgtgttttttttttgcgctgATAGAAGAGTTTTATTCCAGAGGTATAGGGTTACAATCGTGAGGCAAGAGATCCTCGATACACGGCAGACCTCGGCCAAGCCATACAGCAGTGGTACGCTCTGTACGACTATACAGGGCCAAACGATCTGCTACCCTATTCTGCACACGACTAATCTTCATAGGAATGAAAACTCTATCTATCATAAGGTGACGAATCTCAGCAACTAAGTGCCCATAGGCAGATCTAGATAAACTGTCGCCCGACAGGGCGGAGATGGCGACAGAAGAGTCCGACTGGACTATGACAGGTAGCTCACAATGTTGGACTGCTAGCGCCATACCTTGCATCAATGCATGCAGTTCTGCTTCCAATGCTTCGTTACAGTTAAATATGTATCTATAAGCTGAAAAGATAACGCTCCCATCATTATTCCTCAATACCATTCCTGCCGCAGCTGAGCCATCGGTGTGTAAATAAGCACCATCAACCGACAGGGCCACCTTCCCCGGTGGTGGCTTCGACCATGGTTGAACTCTA is a window of Triticum dicoccoides isolate Atlit2015 ecotype Zavitan chromosome 2B, WEW_v2.0, whole genome shotgun sequence DNA encoding:
- the LOC119367658 gene encoding aspartic proteinase nepenthesin-1-like, with amino-acid sequence MASGTSLLLWLLLLLPSFAISSASSRGIRLELTHADTRGDFTGIERIRRAAERSHRRVNGLLAAAPPSPASLQSGGADETAAVHASAATYLVDLAIGTPPLAITAVLDTGSDLIWTQCDAPCRKCFPQPTPLYAPARSATYANVSCRSSLCEALRDPRYHCSAPDPGCPYYFSYGDGTSTDGALATETLTLGSGTAVHGIAFGCGTENLGSTDNSSGLVGMGRGPLSLVSQLGITRFSYCFTPFSDKAASPLFLGPSATLSTTAQSTPFAPNPAGGRRSSYYYLTLEGITVGKTLLPIDPAVFQLSPMGGGGFIIDSGTTFTALEERAFVVLARAVAARVGLPLASGAHLGLSLCFAAPEGKTEAVDVPRLVFHFDGADMALPRESYVVEDRNAGVACLGMVSMRGMSVLGSVQQQSMHFLYDLEGGVLSFEPAECDEL